One Deefgea tanakiae genomic region harbors:
- a CDS encoding acyltransferase has protein sequence MMKLLLLHCCRPWLGMLLQAAQRLYQGWCWLALAVRIPLPASCIVLGAVELHGTQRVSIGERGFFYPGLYFETQNDAQIIIGDSVVISRGVHIVAHQAVRIGVGSMIGEYCSVRDANHCRVQGEPIRESGFSAAPIEIGSEVWIGRGAVILAGVRIGDGATVAANAVVTQDVAAGSTVGGVPARPLISHRKQEMKS, from the coding sequence ATGATGAAACTACTTTTACTTCATTGTTGCCGCCCTTGGCTGGGGATGCTTTTACAAGCTGCACAGCGTCTCTATCAAGGCTGGTGCTGGTTGGCCTTGGCGGTGCGAATCCCTTTACCAGCGAGCTGCATTGTCTTGGGCGCAGTTGAGTTGCATGGAACGCAGCGAGTTTCAATCGGGGAGCGTGGTTTCTTTTATCCAGGGTTGTATTTTGAAACGCAAAACGATGCGCAAATCATAATTGGAGATTCAGTAGTGATTTCTCGTGGCGTGCATATTGTTGCGCATCAGGCTGTACGAATTGGGGTAGGAAGTATGATTGGCGAGTATTGCAGTGTGCGCGATGCCAACCATTGCCGCGTCCAAGGTGAGCCGATTCGTGAGTCAGGGTTTAGTGCTGCGCCGATTGAAATTGGGAGTGAGGTGTGGATAGGGCGTGGCGCAGTGATTTTGGCGGGAGTGCGCATTGGTGATGGTGCTACAGTGGCCGCCAATGCTGTCGTGACCCAAGATGTGGCGGCAGGCTCGACCGTGGGCGGTGTGCCCGCTCGACCGCTGATTTCTCATCGCAAACAGGAGATGAAATCATGA
- a CDS encoding glycosyltransferase produces MNRQLLMVAYQCGSDMGSVSQIGWEWYQGMSLRRPVTLITHSRNQSALAAMGVSGPDVHLIDTEWLAGPLYRLACRLFPGREHAIFLLSSLDYFLFDRLALRLARRLRRQGQDWGAVHVPTPVSSAAGSCLDQLGLPLLRGPLNCGLGNPKGFDSILQQESQWLNHGRRLGQWWSAWLERHSPLRITLTATQATRKALPLAQQTQSRMLLENGIDPSRFVPTPYPAPANANNPLKILFVGRMLAVKGVGFLLQAVARLIQQDGIPVELTLAGDGGKLADFKAQAADLHVEAHCQFLGNVALAEVPTLMQACHVFCLPSVRESGGAVLLEAMASARPVIAFNFGGPAELVTPDVGTLLDADAPSALIEQLYIALRDCYQSPQCWLEMGLRGAERLHQPHALGFTWSDKFDAAEQMYAELSESLQSPLELNPSTHHA; encoded by the coding sequence ATGAATCGTCAGTTATTGATGGTGGCTTACCAATGCGGCTCTGATATGGGCTCGGTATCGCAAATTGGCTGGGAATGGTATCAGGGTATGTCGTTGCGTCGCCCTGTGACTTTGATTACGCATTCGCGAAATCAATCCGCCTTGGCTGCGATGGGCGTGTCAGGGCCAGATGTTCATCTTATCGATACGGAATGGTTGGCTGGGCCTTTGTATCGGCTAGCTTGTCGGCTCTTTCCTGGGCGGGAACATGCGATTTTTTTATTAAGTTCGCTCGATTATTTTTTATTTGATCGTTTAGCTTTACGTTTGGCGCGGCGGCTTCGGCGTCAAGGTCAAGATTGGGGGGCGGTCCATGTCCCAACGCCAGTGAGTTCTGCTGCGGGGAGCTGTTTAGATCAATTGGGATTGCCATTGTTGCGTGGCCCGTTAAATTGCGGTCTAGGTAATCCGAAGGGATTCGATAGTATTTTACAACAAGAGTCGCAATGGCTAAATCACGGGCGTCGCCTCGGGCAGTGGTGGTCAGCATGGCTTGAGCGGCATAGTCCATTACGAATTACGCTGACGGCAACCCAAGCGACACGCAAGGCGTTACCTTTGGCGCAGCAAACACAAAGCCGCATGTTGCTTGAAAATGGCATTGACCCGAGTCGATTTGTGCCAACGCCTTATCCCGCGCCAGCCAATGCAAATAATCCATTAAAAATTTTATTTGTAGGGCGGATGTTGGCAGTGAAGGGGGTTGGGTTTTTATTGCAAGCAGTGGCAAGATTAATTCAGCAAGATGGCATTCCTGTTGAATTAACGTTGGCGGGAGACGGCGGTAAGCTCGCCGATTTCAAAGCGCAGGCTGCTGATTTGCATGTTGAGGCCCACTGCCAATTTTTAGGGAATGTCGCTTTGGCTGAAGTGCCTACATTAATGCAGGCGTGTCATGTTTTTTGTCTGCCTTCCGTTCGTGAGTCAGGGGGGGCTGTGTTACTCGAGGCGATGGCCTCGGCGCGACCCGTAATTGCATTTAATTTTGGAGGCCCCGCGGAGCTAGTAACCCCTGATGTCGGGACTTTGCTCGACGCAGATGCGCCGAGCGCCTTGATTGAGCAGCTGTATATTGCATTGCGAGATTGCTATCAGTCGCCCCAGTGTTGGCTTGAAATGGGGTTGCGAGGTGCCGAGCGTTTACATCAGCCACATGCATTGGGTTTTACATGGTCAGATAAGTTTGATGCTGCAGAGCAAATGTATGCTGAGTTGTCTGAATCTCTTCAGTCGCCACTCGAACTCAACCCAAGTACGCATCACGCCTAG
- a CDS encoding O-antigen ligase family protein, with translation MQYVVYLALLVTTILVWQHSAKHALIRAYLPILLLLPDSYRAMTPGLPDPSFNQAAILPIFVAIMVSKFKYWRPSITDGLVFGFAFFVAYSEYSNAGYAEAQNLMFAMLTSVLAPYFAARLCLETPIDDVATARVFVVCCVIVSAVSIYQFRFGLNPWSVVLQPFFPGQGTGWVTTFRYGVARIAGPFSHAILAGIMLAMAWRLARWLEWGKCWETLVLRIPLPGKTSNWVNGLLLLGIIMTIARGPWLGGVAGGVMMWVSRGKERGKRLKLVLCVFVVGGLIGQAILDSYLDIKPGTVMTMSQESALYRKELMQKYEAIALDHAAIGWGRNTWPKVGGMESIDNYYLLLALMHGIIALAFLVLLMAWMVVRLVIKGLREPASPNSLAFTFASIIVMVFISLGTVYLGEQPMPALFFIIGWAEALLTRALTKVPASPVTLADKTNLAINGGFRHVMR, from the coding sequence ATGCAATATGTGGTTTATCTCGCCTTACTCGTGACCACTATATTAGTGTGGCAACACAGCGCAAAACACGCACTTATTCGCGCTTATTTACCGATTTTACTGCTGTTACCCGATTCATATAGGGCAATGACCCCTGGCCTGCCAGATCCTAGTTTTAATCAAGCTGCTATATTGCCGATTTTTGTGGCGATCATGGTGTCCAAGTTTAAATATTGGCGTCCATCCATCACCGATGGTTTGGTTTTTGGGTTTGCTTTTTTTGTGGCGTACTCGGAGTACAGCAATGCAGGCTACGCTGAGGCGCAAAATTTAATGTTTGCCATGCTCACTTCAGTTTTGGCGCCGTATTTTGCTGCTCGTCTGTGTTTGGAGACCCCAATTGATGATGTTGCGACGGCTCGCGTTTTTGTAGTCTGCTGCGTTATTGTTTCTGCTGTGAGTATCTATCAATTTCGGTTTGGATTGAATCCATGGAGTGTAGTTCTCCAGCCCTTTTTTCCTGGACAAGGCACTGGCTGGGTAACAACGTTTCGCTATGGCGTCGCTCGAATTGCAGGCCCGTTTTCTCATGCCATCTTGGCTGGAATTATGCTGGCGATGGCTTGGCGACTGGCGCGGTGGCTCGAGTGGGGAAAATGTTGGGAGACGCTAGTGCTGCGTATTCCTCTTCCAGGAAAAACATCAAATTGGGTTAATGGCTTGTTGTTGCTCGGGATTATCATGACCATAGCCCGCGGTCCCTGGCTTGGTGGCGTGGCAGGCGGAGTCATGATGTGGGTGTCGCGTGGAAAAGAACGTGGAAAACGCCTCAAGCTAGTGCTGTGTGTTTTTGTCGTGGGGGGGCTGATTGGCCAGGCGATTTTAGATTCTTATCTTGATATCAAGCCCGGTACTGTGATGACCATGTCGCAAGAATCGGCGTTGTATCGAAAAGAATTAATGCAAAAATATGAAGCGATTGCTTTAGATCACGCAGCCATCGGCTGGGGGCGCAATACCTGGCCCAAAGTGGGGGGGATGGAGTCGATTGACAACTATTATTTACTCCTCGCTTTAATGCACGGCATTATTGCTTTGGCTTTTTTAGTATTGCTGATGGCTTGGATGGTGGTTCGGTTAGTCATTAAAGGTTTGCGCGAGCCAGCGTCCCCCAACTCTTTAGCATTTACTTTTGCTAGCATTATTGTCATGGTATTTATTTCGCTGGGCACGGTCTACTTAGGTGAGCAGCCAATGCCCGCGCTTTTTTTTATCATCGGATGGGCTGAGGCCTTGCTAACAAGAGCCCTCACCAAAGTGCCTGCTTCACCAGTTACTCTAGCCGATAAAACTAACTTGGCAATAAATGGTGGTTTTAGGCATGTGATGCGTTGA
- a CDS encoding response regulator, whose product MAEELSQAHVLIADDAPTVRQSLRMTLAQCGINRVDAASSIGETRRRLRNAQYDVVLCDYHFGEGMNGQELLEELRQSGELPLYTIWIMITAEAAYEKVVAVAEIGPDDYLIKPFTSALLTQRLTLAWRRKRFLKPIYDKINEDDIQGAIAEARALIPKAEGFRGDLMRLLSSLLLEAGQLEQARMLFEEILSQRMIPWAKLGMAKALIRLGKKNQAESTLQAAIVEHAQYVDAYEELASMYMADGRLDQAMAVFEKCLAMTPNNVSRLQKAGNLANMLGDSAKAKSLLEQAVKCGGNSSALSADTVLQLALAARRENNSSDSEKYLRLVKDIARKDGTIKNKVIDLIASAIYEGKPQLLNEIEVYFSHAEMTQEMATSFIMAADLVCPATVEGEEPSGEAAPYKWLKHIAQRFITTRHVSGLLESAATMRPTWRDYIQQVGQEISDLNNTGVQCMLKSEFIEAIDILLPNAQSTCNNRLMLSASHAIVKYIKASDSIESKERNALITIASGFIDRLNGMIDAGTHHSLSQDLQQLFKS is encoded by the coding sequence ATGGCAGAAGAATTATCACAAGCACACGTACTGATCGCTGATGACGCCCCAACCGTCAGGCAATCTTTACGGATGACCTTAGCGCAATGCGGGATCAACCGTGTTGATGCAGCTAGCAGCATTGGCGAAACTCGTCGTCGTTTACGCAATGCGCAGTACGACGTGGTTTTGTGCGACTATCATTTTGGCGAAGGCATGAACGGGCAAGAGCTTCTAGAGGAGCTTCGGCAAAGTGGAGAGTTGCCGCTTTACACCATCTGGATCATGATTACCGCCGAAGCTGCATACGAAAAAGTCGTAGCAGTCGCTGAAATTGGCCCTGATGATTATCTAATTAAACCTTTTACCAGTGCACTTTTAACTCAACGACTCACGCTAGCCTGGAGGCGAAAGCGTTTTCTAAAGCCTATCTACGACAAAATCAATGAGGACGATATCCAGGGTGCAATTGCAGAAGCCCGAGCTTTAATTCCAAAGGCCGAAGGCTTTCGCGGCGATTTGATGCGTTTACTCAGTAGTCTCTTGCTTGAAGCGGGGCAGCTAGAACAAGCAAGAATGTTATTTGAAGAAATACTCTCCCAACGTATGATCCCCTGGGCCAAGCTAGGAATGGCTAAGGCGCTGATACGTCTAGGTAAAAAAAACCAAGCCGAAAGCACGCTACAAGCGGCAATTGTAGAACACGCCCAGTATGTGGATGCCTACGAAGAACTCGCCTCGATGTATATGGCTGACGGTAGGCTTGATCAGGCGATGGCAGTGTTTGAAAAGTGCCTCGCAATGACTCCCAATAATGTGAGCCGCTTACAAAAAGCAGGCAATCTGGCCAATATGCTTGGCGACTCAGCCAAAGCAAAATCCTTGTTGGAGCAAGCCGTTAAATGCGGTGGCAACTCCTCTGCGCTTAGTGCCGATACGGTGCTGCAACTTGCGCTTGCTGCCCGAAGAGAGAACAACTCATCAGACTCTGAAAAGTATCTTCGCTTAGTTAAGGACATTGCCCGTAAAGACGGCACCATAAAAAATAAAGTAATTGATTTAATTGCATCAGCCATTTACGAAGGAAAGCCTCAATTACTCAACGAAATTGAGGTCTATTTTAGTCATGCCGAAATGACCCAAGAAATGGCGACTAGTTTTATTATGGCCGCAGATTTAGTCTGCCCAGCCACTGTAGAGGGTGAAGAGCCCAGCGGCGAAGCAGCACCCTATAAATGGCTGAAGCATATCGCGCAGCGCTTTATTACTACGCGCCATGTTTCAGGTTTGTTGGAGAGTGCGGCGACTATGCGCCCAACTTGGAGGGACTATATTCAGCAGGTTGGGCAAGAGATTAGCGATTTAAACAACACTGGTGTTCAGTGCATGCTTAAGTCCGAGTTCATAGAGGCAATTGATATACTGCTACCCAATGCACAAAGTACTTGCAATAACCGTTTGATGCTCTCCGCTAGTCACGCAATTGTGAAATACATTAAGGCGTCGGACTCAATCGAAAGCAAGGAACGAAACGCGTTAATTACTATTGCTAGTGGTTTTATCGACCGACTCAATGGCATGATTGATGCAGGTACTCATCACAGTCTTAGTCAAGACTTGCAACAGCTGTTTAAGTCCTGA
- the rnr gene encoding ribonuclease R has product MKGLRTQDPHLAREQQRYENPLPSREFILQVIEQSGAPMTAHDLAQQLGILEVEDVAFERRLQAMGREGQLLINRIGALCLPEKVDLISGKIQGHPDGFGFVIPDDGSADLFLGPKEMDKVLHGDRVLARKIGLDRRGRPEGAIAEVLQHVNIRLVGRLHAQRGVFFVTAEDKRISRDIQVAAGDCGSAKPGQVVMIEMLTQPARYTPPVARVTEVLGNYDDPGMEIEIALRKHNLPHEFSAEAQKLAEKMPKKVRKLDWKPENGVERVDLRDMPLVTIDGETAKDFDDAVYAEKSGKGWRLVVAIADVSHYVRPDDALDLTAIERGNSIYFPRRVIPMLPEQISNGLCSLNPDVERLCMVCDMKVSAKGAIKGYKFYPAVMLSKARFTYTKVWDILQNPSGELAQEYAPQVKDLQTLYALFQTFAAARAERGAIDFETTETEMRFDDKGKISEIVPVVRNDAHKLIEECMLAANVCAADILLKKEHQALYRVHEGPTPEKLKNLREYLKTVGLSLGGEEDPTASDYAKLLNSFKDRLDAPLLQTMLLRSLSQAVYSPDNAGHFGLSYEAYAHFTSPIRRYPDLLVHRSIKAILAGKKYKPATKWEALGVQCSMTERRADEASRDVQNWLKCYFMQDKVGEEFEGSVSAVTGFGMFVLLDKVFVEGLVHVSELGTDYFHYDEKRRELKGEHSGKVYRLTDRVKVKVARVDLETSKIDFVLVLDPKDAQLVGKPMSARGAANRSQRQGAKPAGRGAVSGGARTPSGSRAKTGVKTGAEGARATTVEPSKPTGKPSGRRRRR; this is encoded by the coding sequence ATGAAAGGCTTGCGTACGCAAGATCCACATTTGGCACGTGAACAACAACGATATGAAAACCCGCTGCCATCACGCGAATTTATTTTGCAAGTGATCGAGCAAAGCGGTGCGCCGATGACGGCGCATGATTTGGCCCAACAATTGGGTATTTTAGAGGTAGAAGATGTCGCATTTGAGCGTCGTCTGCAAGCAATGGGGCGTGAAGGCCAGTTACTGATTAATCGAATTGGCGCGCTGTGCTTGCCAGAAAAAGTGGATTTAATTTCCGGAAAAATACAGGGGCACCCAGATGGATTTGGTTTTGTCATTCCTGATGATGGTAGTGCAGATTTGTTTCTGGGGCCAAAAGAGATGGACAAGGTCTTGCACGGTGATCGTGTGCTTGCCCGAAAAATTGGCCTTGACCGTCGCGGCCGCCCTGAAGGCGCGATTGCCGAAGTGCTTCAGCATGTGAATATCCGCTTAGTCGGTCGTTTGCACGCTCAGCGTGGTGTGTTTTTTGTAACTGCAGAAGACAAACGAATTAGTCGTGACATTCAAGTTGCTGCTGGTGATTGCGGCTCAGCTAAGCCAGGCCAAGTCGTGATGATTGAAATGTTGACTCAGCCAGCACGTTACACACCGCCTGTGGCACGGGTGACTGAAGTACTGGGTAATTACGATGACCCAGGTATGGAAATTGAAATTGCACTGCGCAAACATAATTTGCCGCACGAGTTTTCGGCTGAAGCACAAAAGCTGGCCGAAAAAATGCCAAAAAAAGTCAGAAAATTAGACTGGAAACCGGAAAACGGCGTCGAGCGGGTTGATTTGCGCGACATGCCTTTGGTGACGATTGATGGCGAAACAGCAAAAGACTTTGATGATGCTGTTTATGCTGAAAAAAGCGGTAAAGGTTGGCGTTTGGTGGTGGCGATTGCTGATGTGAGTCATTACGTACGCCCCGATGATGCGCTGGACTTGACGGCGATTGAGCGTGGTAATTCGATTTATTTCCCGCGCCGCGTTATCCCGATGTTGCCAGAGCAGATTTCGAATGGCTTGTGCTCACTGAATCCGGATGTCGAACGTCTATGCATGGTCTGCGATATGAAGGTGAGCGCCAAAGGCGCAATCAAGGGTTATAAATTTTATCCTGCGGTAATGCTATCCAAGGCGCGTTTTACCTATACCAAGGTATGGGATATTTTGCAAAATCCGAGTGGTGAATTGGCGCAAGAATATGCCCCTCAAGTGAAGGATTTGCAGACCTTATATGCCTTATTTCAAACTTTTGCTGCTGCACGCGCTGAGCGTGGTGCCATTGACTTTGAAACGACTGAAACTGAAATGCGTTTTGACGATAAAGGCAAAATTAGCGAAATAGTTCCGGTTGTGCGTAATGATGCGCACAAATTGATCGAAGAATGCATGTTGGCGGCCAATGTTTGCGCCGCTGATATTTTGCTAAAAAAAGAGCACCAAGCTTTGTATCGCGTGCATGAAGGTCCAACGCCAGAGAAGTTGAAAAATCTACGTGAATATCTGAAAACGGTAGGTTTGAGCTTGGGTGGTGAAGAAGATCCAACTGCAAGTGACTACGCCAAATTACTCAACTCGTTCAAAGACCGTTTGGATGCGCCGTTGTTGCAAACCATGTTGCTACGCAGCTTGTCGCAAGCGGTGTATAGCCCGGATAATGCTGGTCATTTTGGTTTGAGCTACGAGGCTTACGCGCATTTTACGTCGCCAATTCGTCGTTATCCTGATTTGCTGGTGCATCGCTCGATTAAAGCGATTTTGGCGGGTAAAAAATACAAGCCAGCCACTAAGTGGGAGGCCTTGGGCGTGCAATGCTCAATGACGGAGCGCCGTGCCGATGAGGCAAGTCGTGACGTGCAAAACTGGCTCAAATGCTACTTTATGCAAGATAAAGTGGGTGAGGAGTTTGAAGGTTCTGTTTCTGCAGTAACTGGCTTTGGAATGTTTGTATTGCTCGACAAGGTCTTTGTTGAGGGTTTGGTGCATGTTTCAGAGTTGGGAACGGATTACTTCCATTATGACGAGAAACGCCGCGAGCTGAAGGGTGAGCATAGCGGCAAAGTGTATCGCTTGACTGACCGCGTCAAAGTCAAAGTCGCTCGCGTTGATTTAGAAACGAGCAAAATTGATTTTGTATTGGTGCTTGATCCAAAAGATGCACAGTTGGTAGGCAAGCCGATGTCAGCAAGAGGAGCAGCAAATCGAAGTCAACGCCAGGGTGCAAAACCCGCGGGTCGTGGCGCTGTAAGTGGCGGAGCCAGAACGCCAAGTGGTTCGCGCGCAAAAACAGGCGTCAAAACGGGGGCTGAAGGTGCTCGCGCGACGACTGTTGAACCAAGCAAGCCTACGGGTAAGCCGTCAGGTCGACGTCGTCGCCGCTAA